The following are encoded together in the Limibacillus sp. genome:
- a CDS encoding ABC transporter permease, with translation MSDSAALAGTQPDQRPSFGERIRRFYSRSEAMRGYTLLSPTLLVMATMLCIPFGIMVLMSFWTQSGFDISTTFSLDNYVSVAEKPIFQALLIRSLIISGFCAVATVLISYPMAYYVAFHVHRRKLLWIILMTLPFWTSYLLRVFAWKVILGFNGVLNTGLMSVGLIEQPLEFLIYSPTAVVITLAHAWAAFAILPIYVSLEKIDRSLLEAAADLGDGPVRSFFRVTLPLSLPGVIAAMLLIFIPTVGDYVTPALVGGPDGLMMANLIQAMFGKMNNWPLGSALAVSMMIIVTLIALVYVWITRKLVGRIA, from the coding sequence ATGAGTGACAGTGCCGCCCTGGCCGGCACGCAGCCTGATCAAAGACCATCCTTCGGAGAGCGCATTCGCCGCTTCTATTCCCGCAGCGAAGCCATGCGGGGCTATACGCTGCTCTCGCCGACCTTGCTGGTCATGGCGACCATGCTTTGCATCCCCTTTGGGATCATGGTCCTGATGAGTTTCTGGACGCAAAGCGGCTTCGACATCTCCACCACCTTCTCTCTCGATAACTATGTGAGCGTCGCGGAAAAGCCGATCTTCCAGGCGCTTCTGATCCGCTCGCTCATCATCTCGGGTTTCTGCGCGGTCGCGACGGTGCTGATTTCCTATCCCATGGCCTACTACGTCGCCTTCCACGTCCACCGGCGCAAGCTGCTCTGGATCATCCTCATGACCCTGCCCTTCTGGACCAGCTATCTGCTGCGGGTCTTCGCCTGGAAGGTGATCCTGGGCTTCAACGGCGTGCTCAACACCGGGCTGATGTCCGTGGGCCTGATCGAGCAACCCTTGGAATTCCTGATCTACAGCCCGACGGCGGTGGTGATCACGCTCGCCCACGCCTGGGCGGCTTTCGCGATCCTGCCGATCTACGTCTCGCTGGAGAAGATCGACCGGTCCCTGCTGGAGGCGGCGGCCGATCTCGGCGACGGGCCGGTGCGCAGCTTCTTCCGCGTGACCCTGCCGCTCTCCCTGCCCGGGGTGATCGCGGCCATGCTGCTGATCTTCATCCCGACGGTCGGGGACTATGTGACTCCGGCCCTGGTCGGCGGGCCCGACGGCCTGATGATGGCGAACCTGATCCAGGCGATGTTCGGCAAGATGAACAACTGGCCGTTGGGCTCGGCGCTCGCGGTCAGCATGATGATCATCGTGACCCTGATCGCGCTCGTCTATGTCTGGATCACCCGCAAGCTGGTCGGGAGGATCGCATGA
- a CDS encoding extracellular solute-binding protein: MDIKKELKAIRNRELSRREFSGLLSAVGVSLVMSPLASRKALAAPEDQATFFTWGGYDDNAFVKPYIDKYGEPPNFATFGGSEEALTKMRAGYVVDVSHPCNQAVPRWVATDLFRTLDTSKLSNWPDVMPELYNLEGNMADGAPYMAPVDWGRTSITYRTDLFDLEGPESWDMLWDKRYEGRIGILASAGDSWWCAAIREGIDFSNIATDESFKKVAAALREQRALVRTYTDDTTTLEQALASGELVAAMTWDSSAVLLKSEGVPVKFANPKEGALTWVCGAMMHKDAPHPDRAHDLVDALLSVEAGKWLIEVNGYGHSNAKSFDQFTTEELDALGLSSNPSEILNAGKFQVPQTQEFETAINSEFEQIKAGF; the protein is encoded by the coding sequence ATGGACATCAAGAAAGAGCTGAAAGCCATTCGTAACCGCGAGCTCAGCCGCCGCGAGTTCAGCGGCCTGCTCTCCGCGGTCGGCGTGAGCTTGGTGATGAGCCCGCTTGCCTCGCGCAAGGCGCTTGCCGCGCCGGAGGATCAGGCGACCTTCTTTACCTGGGGCGGATACGACGACAATGCCTTCGTCAAGCCCTATATCGACAAGTATGGCGAACCGCCGAACTTCGCGACCTTCGGTGGGTCGGAAGAGGCCTTGACCAAGATGCGCGCAGGCTATGTCGTCGACGTGTCGCACCCCTGCAACCAGGCCGTTCCGCGCTGGGTCGCCACCGACCTGTTCCGCACGCTTGATACCAGCAAGCTGTCGAACTGGCCGGACGTTATGCCCGAGCTCTACAACCTCGAGGGCAACATGGCAGATGGCGCGCCCTATATGGCGCCGGTCGATTGGGGCCGCACCTCGATCACCTACCGCACCGACCTGTTCGACCTCGAAGGGCCCGAGTCCTGGGACATGCTCTGGGACAAGCGCTACGAGGGCCGCATCGGCATCTTAGCCTCAGCGGGTGACTCCTGGTGGTGCGCTGCGATTCGCGAAGGTATCGACTTCTCCAACATCGCGACCGACGAGAGCTTCAAGAAGGTCGCCGCCGCGCTGCGCGAACAGCGCGCTCTGGTGCGCACCTACACCGACGACACCACGACGTTGGAGCAGGCTCTTGCTTCCGGCGAACTGGTTGCGGCCATGACCTGGGACTCCTCGGCAGTGCTGCTGAAGTCCGAGGGTGTGCCGGTGAAGTTCGCGAACCCGAAGGAAGGCGCCCTCACCTGGGTTTGTGGTGCGATGATGCACAAGGACGCTCCGCATCCCGACCGCGCGCATGATCTCGTTGACGCCCTGCTGAGCGTCGAGGCCGGTAAGTGGCTGATCGAAGTGAACGGCTACGGCCATTCCAACGCCAAGTCCTTCGATCAGTTCACGACCGAAGAACTGGACGCCTTGGGTCTGAGCAGCAACCCCAGCGAGATCCTAAACGCCGGGAAGTTCCAGGTGCCGCAGACTCAGGAGTTCGAGACGGCGATCAACTCCGAGTTCGAACAGATCAAGGCCGGCTTCTAA
- a CDS encoding Rap1a/Tai family immunity protein, whose product MPRFLQSALLICALGLAPLALGYPAPTSAYSGGDFLESCKAPAGSEDARHCESYFSALLDAAHTEMLYLRSGCSTSKCRITEEDAGRGFLAGLQWCLSREVTRREALEAASAWLADHPIGRIQPAPEALAEALSQLYPCDG is encoded by the coding sequence ATGCCGCGTTTCCTGCAAAGCGCGCTCCTGATCTGCGCCCTCGGCCTCGCGCCCCTGGCCCTTGGCTACCCGGCCCCGACCTCTGCCTATTCCGGCGGCGACTTCCTGGAAAGCTGCAAAGCGCCAGCGGGCAGTGAAGACGCCCGCCACTGTGAGAGCTACTTTTCCGCCCTGCTCGATGCCGCCCACACGGAGATGCTCTATCTCCGCTCGGGCTGCTCCACCAGCAAGTGCCGCATCACGGAGGAAGATGCGGGACGCGGCTTTCTCGCCGGGCTGCAGTGGTGCCTTTCACGCGAGGTGACGCGGCGGGAAGCATTGGAGGCCGCCTCGGCCTGGCTCGCTGATCATCCTATCGGGCGAATCCAACCCGCGCCGGAAGCGCTCGCCGAGGCCCTTTCCCAGCTCTATCCCTGTGACGGCTAA
- a CDS encoding pyridoxal phosphate-dependent aminotransferase produces MKQPLSKQPDSAGRYAAVSDSLASLGGSKWAVHAQAHRLEDAGRDVIWLTIGEPDVPTPPDLVEAAAAAMRAGRTCYSSGAGEPTLRQALAERYGRSCGRAFSPSQILCFPGTQTALFAVMATLADESCEVLVGDPMYATYEGVITAAGAKMVPVPLSRERGFRMDAGALAARITPKSRAVLLNTPHNPTGAVLTAEDIREIGRLAVAHDLWLVVDEVYEELTFEGAQFHSPLFEPWLADRVVVVSSISKSHAAPGFRSGWCIGPEELCERVLPLSEVLLFGNQPFIADMTVQAVSRPSAVAPGMKRRYKARALKLAEAARGSGLLQCHTPDGGMFALVEVSALGMDGESFAFALLEETGVAVMPGESFGEGLAGWLRIALTVEDALFEEACRRLTAFAGSLAARAAGGAA; encoded by the coding sequence ATGAAGCAGCCCCTCTCAAAGCAGCCGGACAGCGCAGGGCGCTATGCGGCGGTCAGCGACAGCCTGGCCAGCCTCGGCGGCTCCAAGTGGGCCGTGCACGCACAGGCGCACCGGCTGGAGGACGCCGGGCGCGATGTGATCTGGCTGACCATCGGCGAGCCGGACGTGCCCACGCCGCCGGATCTGGTGGAAGCCGCGGCCGCCGCCATGCGGGCTGGCCGCACCTGTTATTCCAGCGGCGCCGGGGAGCCCACTCTCCGCCAGGCGCTGGCCGAGCGCTATGGCCGCAGTTGCGGACGCGCCTTCTCACCCAGCCAGATCCTGTGCTTTCCCGGAACCCAGACCGCCCTCTTCGCCGTCATGGCCACGCTCGCCGACGAAAGCTGCGAGGTCCTGGTGGGCGATCCCATGTACGCGACCTACGAAGGCGTCATAACGGCGGCGGGCGCGAAAATGGTCCCGGTCCCCTTGTCGCGCGAGCGGGGTTTCCGCATGGACGCCGGGGCGCTGGCCGCGCGCATCACCCCGAAGAGCCGCGCGGTCCTGCTCAACACGCCGCACAATCCGACCGGCGCGGTGCTGACGGCGGAAGACATCCGGGAGATCGGCCGCCTGGCGGTGGCGCATGACCTCTGGCTGGTGGTGGACGAGGTCTACGAGGAACTGACCTTCGAGGGCGCGCAGTTCCACTCCCCGCTGTTCGAGCCCTGGCTGGCGGACCGCGTCGTGGTGGTCTCCTCCATATCCAAGTCGCATGCCGCGCCCGGGTTTCGCAGCGGCTGGTGCATCGGGCCGGAAGAGCTTTGCGAGCGTGTCCTGCCGCTCTCCGAAGTTCTGCTGTTCGGCAACCAGCCCTTCATCGCGGACATGACGGTGCAGGCCGTCTCGAGGCCCTCCGCGGTCGCGCCCGGCATGAAGCGTCGCTACAAGGCCCGCGCGCTCAAGCTCGCCGAGGCCGCACGCGGATCCGGCCTCTTGCAATGCCATACTCCGGATGGCGGCATGTTCGCCCTGGTCGAGGTCTCCGCCCTCGGCATGGATGGAGAGAGCTTCGCCTTTGCGCTCCTGGAAGAAACCGGGGTCGCCGTCATGCCCGGCGAGTCCTTTGGCGAGGGCTTGGCGGGCTGGCTGCGCATCGCGCTCACCGTCGAGGATGCGCTCTTCGAGGAGGCCTGCCGCCGCCTAACGGCCTTTGCCGGTTCCCTGGCGGCCCGCGCTGCCGGAGGAGCGGCCTGA